The proteins below come from a single Saccharopolyspora sp. SCSIO 74807 genomic window:
- a CDS encoding MCE family protein: MNGRGITGPLVKFLIFVLVTVLATGLLIMTIANNDLRSSNSYTARFTDVTALNEGDEVRISGVKVGEIENIRVVDRRLAEVKFSVAQRKLPKSVTATIKYRNLVGQRYLALEQGPGPVNQHLPAGGTIPLAQTKPALDLTTLLGGFKPLFQALSPKDVNQLSYEIIQVLQGEGGTVQSLLSHTSSLTSAIAAKDQVIGQVVNNLNGVLGTVNARDQQLSGLIVQLQQVVSGLSADRDSIGDAVGALDGLTNTTAGLLSEARPPLREDINQLGELSKNLNDNEDITERVLQNMPDKLNTISRTASHGAWFNFFLCGVSGNVGVGDVNLPLPLLPATQPRCQG; encoded by the coding sequence ATGAACGGTCGCGGCATCACCGGCCCGCTGGTCAAATTCCTGATCTTCGTGCTGGTCACCGTGCTGGCCACCGGCCTGCTGATCATGACCATCGCGAACAACGACCTGCGCTCCTCGAACTCCTACACCGCCCGGTTCACCGACGTGACCGCGCTGAACGAGGGCGACGAGGTGCGGATCTCCGGAGTCAAGGTCGGCGAGATCGAGAACATCCGGGTGGTCGACCGGCGGCTGGCCGAGGTGAAGTTCAGCGTCGCCCAGCGCAAGCTGCCGAAGTCGGTCACCGCCACGATCAAGTACCGGAACCTGGTCGGTCAGCGCTACCTGGCGCTGGAGCAGGGCCCCGGCCCGGTCAACCAGCACTTGCCCGCAGGCGGCACCATCCCGCTGGCGCAGACCAAGCCCGCGCTGGACCTGACCACGCTGCTCGGCGGGTTCAAGCCGCTGTTCCAGGCGTTGTCGCCGAAGGACGTGAACCAGCTGTCCTACGAGATCATCCAGGTCTTGCAGGGCGAGGGCGGCACCGTGCAGAGCCTGCTGTCGCACACCTCGTCGCTGACTTCGGCGATCGCGGCGAAGGACCAGGTGATCGGCCAGGTCGTGAACAACCTCAACGGCGTGCTGGGCACCGTCAACGCCCGCGACCAGCAGCTGTCCGGACTGATCGTGCAGCTGCAGCAGGTCGTTTCCGGGCTCTCGGCGGACCGGGACTCGATCGGGGACGCGGTCGGCGCGCTGGACGGGCTGACCAACACCACCGCCGGACTGCTCTCCGAGGCCCGCCCGCCGCTGCGGGAGGACATCAACCAGCTCGGCGAACTGTCCAAGAACCTCAACGACAACGAGGACATCACCGAGCGGGTGCTGCAGAACATGCCGGACAAGCTGAACACGATCTCGCGGACCGCTTCGCACGGTGCCTGGTTCAACTTCTTCCTGTGCGGGGTCTCCGGGAATGTCGGTGTCGGTGACGTGAACCTGCCGCTGCCGCTGCTGCCGGCGACCCAGCCGAGGTGCCAAGGATGA
- a CDS encoding MCE family protein has protein sequence MTSFQKRDPLKIGIAGLLVLVLGFVLAMNFERLPLISGTTYQANFSEAAGLKTDNEVRVAGVKVGTVSSVELEGDHVAVKFRVTDSWVGNNTTAAIKIKTLLGQKYLALDPRGDAEQSSSDPIPMSRTMAPYDVIEAFSGLQRTVGSIDSDQLAQSFRVMSDTFANTPGDVRGALNGLSALSQTIASRDQQLKQLLENTSNVSKTVADRNAEFEKLLKDGNLLLEEIRDRREQISSLLDGTRALSVQLSGLVDDNQAQLGPTLQQLDKVTAMLERNQDNLNRSIAAFGPFTRLFSNVLGTGRWFDTYICGLLPPAVGPINPEGCKP, from the coding sequence ATGACGTCTTTCCAGAAACGCGACCCGCTCAAGATCGGCATCGCCGGGTTGCTGGTGCTGGTGCTCGGGTTCGTCCTCGCGATGAACTTCGAGCGGTTGCCGCTGATCAGCGGCACCACGTACCAGGCGAACTTCAGCGAAGCCGCCGGGTTGAAGACCGACAACGAGGTCCGGGTCGCCGGGGTGAAGGTCGGCACGGTCAGCTCGGTGGAGCTGGAAGGCGACCACGTGGCGGTGAAGTTCCGGGTCACCGACTCCTGGGTGGGCAACAACACCACCGCCGCCATCAAGATCAAGACGCTGCTCGGGCAGAAGTACCTCGCGCTGGACCCGCGCGGCGATGCCGAGCAGTCCAGTTCGGACCCGATTCCGATGTCCCGGACGATGGCGCCCTACGACGTCATCGAGGCGTTCAGCGGGTTGCAGCGCACCGTCGGTTCGATCGACTCCGATCAGCTCGCGCAGAGCTTCCGCGTCATGTCCGACACCTTCGCGAACACCCCGGGTGACGTGCGGGGCGCGCTGAACGGGCTCTCCGCGCTCTCGCAGACGATCGCCTCCCGCGACCAGCAGCTCAAGCAGCTGCTGGAGAACACCTCGAACGTGTCCAAGACGGTCGCCGACCGCAACGCCGAGTTCGAGAAGCTGCTCAAGGACGGGAACCTGCTGCTGGAGGAGATCCGCGACCGGCGGGAGCAGATCAGCTCGCTGCTGGACGGCACCCGCGCGTTGTCGGTGCAGCTGAGCGGACTCGTCGACGACAACCAGGCGCAGCTCGGCCCCACGCTGCAGCAGCTCGACAAGGTCACCGCGATGCTGGAGCGCAACCAGGACAACCTGAACCGCAGCATCGCCGCCTTCGGACCGTTCACCAGGTTGTTCTCCAACGTGCTCGGCACCGGTCGCTGGTTCGACACCTACATCTGCGGGCTGCTGCCGCCCGCCGTCGGCCCGATCAACCCGGAGGGCTGCAAGCCATGA
- a CDS encoding MCE family protein, producing the protein MITLNRGRAGKLLGLAVAALVLLTGCGFTGVSQLPLPGGADVGDKPLQVKVRFRDVLDLVPNAAVRVNDVPVGRVSAIGLADGSWDAEATLQVNRDVKLPGNAIARLRQSSLLGEKYVELADPPAPEQPRGKLINGDVIGLDRTNRNPEVEEVLGALSLLLNGGGVAQLQNITKELNTALQGREGDARSLLNNLDQLVGGLDAQRDDITRALDSVNRLSASLNNQRGNIDTALRDLEPGLRVLNEQRGQLVTMLQSLDKLSGVATNVVDQSRADMVHNLQQLQPTLTQLEAAGDNLPKSFEILLTYPFTDKAVEGIKGDYTNLYIDADLNLTNILGNIGRSRQPLIQPPKLPLPLPEQQPGGLLPRPDSAKPGKESPETSKAPEPGKSDNGGLLGFLFGGD; encoded by the coding sequence GTGATCACGCTCAACCGCGGGCGTGCGGGCAAACTGCTCGGCCTGGCCGTCGCCGCGCTGGTGCTGCTGACCGGCTGCGGGTTCACCGGCGTCTCGCAGCTGCCGCTGCCCGGCGGCGCCGACGTCGGCGACAAGCCCTTGCAGGTCAAGGTGCGCTTCCGGGACGTGCTCGACCTCGTGCCCAACGCGGCGGTGCGGGTCAACGACGTGCCGGTCGGCCGGGTCAGCGCGATCGGGCTCGCCGACGGTTCCTGGGACGCCGAGGCGACGCTGCAGGTCAACCGGGACGTCAAGCTGCCGGGCAACGCCATCGCGCGGCTGCGCCAATCCAGCCTGCTCGGTGAGAAGTACGTCGAGCTGGCCGATCCGCCCGCACCCGAGCAACCGCGCGGCAAGCTCATCAACGGCGACGTGATCGGCCTGGACCGCACCAACCGCAACCCCGAGGTCGAAGAAGTCCTCGGCGCGCTGTCGCTGCTGCTCAACGGCGGCGGCGTGGCCCAGCTGCAGAACATCACCAAGGAACTAAACACGGCGCTGCAAGGCCGCGAAGGCGATGCCCGTTCGCTGCTGAACAACCTGGACCAGCTGGTCGGCGGGCTGGACGCGCAGCGCGACGACATCACCCGCGCGCTGGACAGCGTCAACCGGCTCTCGGCCAGCTTGAACAACCAGCGCGGCAACATCGACACCGCGCTGCGCGATCTCGAGCCCGGACTGCGGGTGCTCAACGAGCAGCGCGGGCAGCTGGTCACGATGCTGCAGTCGCTGGACAAGCTCTCCGGGGTGGCCACCAACGTGGTCGACCAGAGCCGGGCGGACATGGTGCACAACCTGCAGCAGCTGCAGCCGACGCTGACCCAGCTGGAAGCGGCGGGCGACAACCTGCCGAAGTCCTTCGAGATCCTGCTGACCTACCCGTTCACCGACAAGGCGGTCGAGGGCATCAAGGGCGACTACACGAACCTCTACATCGACGCCGACCTCAACCTCACCAACATCCTCGGCAACATCGGACGCTCCCGGCAGCCGCTGATCCAGCCGCCGAAGCTGCCGTTGCCGCTGCCGGAGCAGCAACCCGGTGGCCTGCTACCGCGACCGGACTCGGCCAAACCGGGCAAGGAGTCGCCGGAGACCTCGAAGGCGCCGGAACCGGGCAAGTCCGACAACGGCGGCCTGCTCGGCTTCCTGTTCGGAGGTGACTGA
- a CDS encoding MCE family protein: MSTRSAKFPITRLLAIGCAVVLLATAGVWWMFSGNDKRVTAYFTAAVGIYPGGDVRMLGVPMGTVDEVVPQGRTVRVTMSLDRDVNVPAEARAVAVSPSVVSDRYVQLAPVYKGGPQLRDGAVIPKERTATPVELDEVYRSLNDLTHALGPQGANKNGALTDLLNTGAANLDGNGQALADTLQHLGQAGTTLSGSSKDLFATVDNLQKFTGMLSANDQQVRRFNDQMQEVSSLLAGEREDLGASMAELAVALGKVESFVRDNRENLKSNVDQLNSVAKVLVDQKSALAESLTDAPLALGNLQNSYNAASGTLDTRAVINELNQPPLVSVCKLVRQPTGGTPVELPGNVLDACKAIQPVLDGLLPVSSIADLLSQAQGNPPAQSGGASGGPAMPLGSAGAPLVTGGGQ; the protein is encoded by the coding sequence ATGAGCACCCGGTCCGCGAAATTCCCGATCACCCGCCTGCTGGCCATCGGCTGCGCGGTGGTGCTGCTGGCCACCGCTGGCGTGTGGTGGATGTTCTCCGGCAACGACAAGCGCGTCACCGCCTACTTCACCGCGGCCGTCGGCATCTACCCCGGCGGGGACGTGCGGATGCTCGGCGTGCCGATGGGCACCGTCGACGAAGTGGTCCCGCAGGGCCGCACGGTGCGCGTGACCATGTCGCTGGACCGGGACGTGAACGTGCCCGCCGAAGCCCGCGCGGTCGCGGTTTCGCCGAGCGTGGTCAGCGACCGGTACGTGCAGCTGGCGCCCGTCTACAAGGGAGGGCCGCAGCTGCGCGACGGCGCGGTGATCCCGAAGGAGCGCACCGCCACGCCGGTCGAGCTGGACGAGGTCTACCGCAGCCTCAACGACCTCACCCACGCGCTCGGCCCGCAGGGAGCGAACAAGAACGGCGCGCTGACCGATCTGCTCAACACCGGCGCGGCCAACCTGGACGGCAACGGACAGGCGCTCGCCGACACGTTGCAGCACCTGGGGCAGGCGGGCACCACGCTCTCCGGCAGCAGCAAGGACCTGTTCGCCACGGTGGACAACCTGCAGAAGTTCACCGGGATGCTCTCGGCCAACGACCAGCAGGTGCGCCGGTTCAACGACCAGATGCAGGAGGTCAGCTCGCTGCTGGCCGGCGAGCGCGAGGACCTCGGCGCCTCGATGGCCGAACTCGCCGTGGCGCTGGGCAAGGTGGAGAGCTTCGTCCGGGACAACCGGGAGAACCTGAAGTCCAATGTGGACCAGCTCAACTCGGTGGCCAAGGTGCTGGTCGACCAGAAGTCGGCGCTGGCCGAGTCGCTGACCGACGCGCCGCTGGCGCTGGGCAACCTGCAGAACTCCTACAACGCCGCGTCCGGGACGCTGGACACCCGCGCGGTGATCAACGAGCTGAACCAGCCGCCGCTGGTCTCGGTGTGCAAGCTCGTCCGCCAGCCCACCGGCGGTACCCCGGTCGAACTGCCCGGCAACGTGCTCGACGCCTGCAAGGCGATCCAGCCGGTGCTGGACGGGCTGCTGCCGGTCTCCAGCATCGCCGATCTGCTGTCCCAGGCGCAGGGCAATCCGCCCGCGCAGAGCGGCGGGGCATCCGGCGGGCCGGCGATGCCGCTCGGTTCGGCCGGGGCACCGCTCGTCACCGGAGGTGGCCAGTGA
- a CDS encoding ABC transporter permease yields the protein MSAPPTKSRASSARSFPGAGGLRETGRLFALGLDVCRQLPSRPFQYREFIQQCWFIASVTILPTALVSIPFGAVIALQLGSLTRQIGAQSFTGAASVLAIIQQAAPIVTALLIAGAGGSAICADLGSRKIRDEIDAMEVLGVSVVQRLVVPRVLAAILVALLLNGMVSVVGVLGGYFFNVIMQGGTPGAYMASFNALAQLPDVWISELKAVIFGFLAGVVAAYRGLNPPPGPKGVGDAVNQAVVITFLLLFAVNFILTTVYMQLVPPKGM from the coding sequence GTGAGCGCACCGCCCACGAAGTCGCGGGCGAGCAGCGCACGGTCCTTCCCGGGAGCGGGAGGGCTGCGTGAGACGGGACGGTTGTTCGCGCTCGGGCTCGACGTGTGCCGGCAGCTGCCGAGCAGGCCGTTCCAATACCGCGAGTTCATCCAGCAGTGCTGGTTCATCGCCAGCGTCACCATCCTGCCGACCGCACTGGTGTCGATCCCGTTCGGCGCGGTGATCGCGCTCCAGCTCGGCTCGCTGACCAGGCAGATCGGCGCGCAGTCGTTCACCGGCGCGGCCAGCGTGCTGGCGATCATCCAGCAGGCCGCCCCGATCGTGACCGCGTTGCTGATCGCGGGCGCCGGTGGTTCGGCGATCTGCGCCGACCTGGGGTCGCGCAAGATCCGCGACGAGATCGACGCCATGGAGGTACTCGGCGTCTCCGTCGTGCAGCGCCTGGTGGTGCCGCGGGTGCTGGCGGCGATCCTGGTGGCGCTGCTGCTCAACGGCATGGTCAGCGTCGTCGGCGTGCTCGGCGGCTACTTCTTCAACGTGATCATGCAGGGCGGCACCCCGGGTGCCTACATGGCCAGCTTCAACGCGCTGGCGCAGCTGCCGGACGTGTGGATCAGCGAGCTCAAGGCGGTGATCTTCGGCTTCCTGGCCGGGGTGGTCGCCGCCTACCGCGGGCTGAACCCGCCGCCAGGGCCCAAGGGCGTTGGCGATGCGGTGAACCAGGCAGTGGTGATCACCTTCCTGCTGCTGTTCGCGGTGAACTTCATCCTCACCACGGTCTACATGCAGCTCGTGCCGCCCAAGGGGATGTGA
- a CDS encoding ABC transporter permease: MTTISQRAKRVFRRPLETLDDLGDQMSFYLRTLAWVPKALTRYIKETLRLLTEVSFGSGALAVIGGTVGVMIGMTLFTGTVVGLQGYAALNQLGTSAFAGFISAYFNTREIAPLVAGLALSATVGSGFTAQLGAMRISDEIDALEVMGVPSLPYLVTTRVVAGFVAVVPLYVLGLLTSYISSRAVTVMLYGQSAGTYDHYFNLFLPPEDVLWSFGKVLVFSVVVIMTHCYYGYRASGGPAGVGIAVGRAVRTAIVTTALLDFFLSLAIWGTTTTVRITG; this comes from the coding sequence ATGACGACGATCTCGCAGCGCGCGAAGCGCGTGTTCCGGCGACCGCTGGAGACGCTGGACGACCTGGGCGACCAGATGTCGTTCTACCTGCGGACGCTGGCCTGGGTGCCGAAGGCGCTCACCCGCTACATCAAGGAAACCCTGCGGCTGCTGACCGAGGTCAGCTTCGGCAGCGGGGCGCTGGCGGTCATCGGCGGCACGGTCGGCGTGATGATCGGCATGACGCTGTTCACCGGCACCGTCGTCGGGCTGCAGGGCTACGCGGCGCTGAACCAGCTGGGCACCTCGGCGTTCGCCGGGTTCATCTCGGCGTACTTCAACACCCGCGAGATCGCGCCGCTGGTGGCCGGTCTGGCGCTGTCGGCCACGGTCGGTTCCGGGTTCACCGCGCAGCTCGGCGCGATGCGGATCTCCGACGAGATCGACGCGCTCGAGGTCATGGGCGTGCCGAGCCTGCCGTACCTGGTGACGACGCGGGTGGTGGCCGGGTTCGTCGCGGTGGTGCCGCTCTACGTGCTGGGCCTGCTGACCTCGTACATCTCCTCGCGGGCCGTGACGGTGATGCTCTACGGGCAGTCCGCGGGCACCTACGACCACTACTTCAACTTGTTCTTGCCACCTGAAGACGTGTTGTGGTCGTTCGGCAAGGTGCTGGTCTTCAGCGTCGTGGTGATCATGACGCACTGCTACTACGGCTACCGGGCCAGCGGCGGACCGGCGGGCGTCGGCATCGCGGTCGGCCGCGCGGTGCGCACCGCGATCGTGACGACCGCGCTGCTCGACTTCTTCCTCAGCCTCGCGATCTGGGGCACCACTACGACGGTTCGGATCACGGGATGA
- a CDS encoding MCE family protein, whose product MSTRTALFTARRRLLGLALLMCIVLFLALTVATYQRAFTSSTDVVLKAASTGNQLLPDSDVKTHGMIVGRVSEVEPTRNGSAVHLELEPDKAKLLPANVSARLLPRTLFGERYVSLDTPEDPAGRLQAGDVISQDRTRASVELEQVLSDTMPVLEAIHPAELATTLNSLNHALEGRGQSIGDTISRLNSYVSELNPSLPDLQANLREVVGVAETYEQAAPDVLQALGNLSTTARTLVDQQQNLRTLTSQLTTASGDATKFFEANGQNLIRFGETSRPTLDVLSKYSPAYPCFTKDMAEFIPRVNQAFGAGTDEPGLHITLEVVPNRGKYEPNQDEPEYGDKRGPRCYDFRNGPNPFPQYPPDGPLHDGSVPPPAARPADQGLLPGSGGGAGGGAPASTSPQSASGAAGGDLGLQNSPMERDMVSTVLAPSMGVPAENVPGWGSLLVGPVLRGAEVSYR is encoded by the coding sequence ATGAGTACTCGCACCGCTCTGTTCACGGCGCGACGGCGCCTATTGGGCTTAGCACTGCTGATGTGCATCGTGCTGTTCTTGGCCCTGACGGTGGCGACGTATCAGCGCGCGTTCACCTCCAGCACGGACGTGGTGTTGAAGGCGGCTTCGACCGGGAACCAGCTGCTGCCGGACTCGGACGTGAAGACCCACGGCATGATCGTCGGCCGGGTGTCCGAAGTGGAGCCGACGCGCAACGGCTCGGCGGTGCACCTGGAGTTGGAGCCGGACAAGGCGAAGTTGTTGCCCGCCAACGTTTCGGCGCGGCTGCTGCCGCGGACGTTGTTCGGTGAGCGGTACGTGTCGCTGGACACGCCCGAGGATCCGGCGGGCCGGTTGCAGGCGGGGGATGTGATCTCGCAGGACCGCACGCGGGCGTCGGTGGAGCTGGAGCAGGTCCTGTCGGACACGATGCCGGTGCTGGAGGCGATCCATCCGGCCGAGCTGGCGACGACGCTGAACTCGCTGAACCACGCGCTGGAGGGCCGGGGCCAGTCGATCGGCGACACGATTTCGCGGTTGAACTCCTACGTGTCCGAGTTGAATCCGTCGTTGCCGGATCTGCAGGCGAACCTGCGCGAGGTGGTCGGGGTCGCGGAGACCTACGAGCAGGCGGCGCCGGACGTGCTGCAGGCGTTGGGCAACCTCTCGACCACGGCGCGGACGCTGGTGGATCAGCAGCAGAACCTGCGGACGCTGACCTCGCAGCTGACCACGGCGTCGGGGGACGCGACGAAGTTCTTCGAAGCCAACGGCCAGAACCTGATCCGGTTCGGCGAGACCTCCCGGCCCACGCTGGACGTGCTGTCCAAGTACTCCCCGGCCTACCCGTGCTTCACCAAGGACATGGCCGAGTTCATCCCGCGGGTCAACCAAGCCTTCGGCGCTGGCACCGACGAACCGGGCCTGCACATCACGCTCGAGGTCGTGCCCAACCGCGGCAAGTACGAACCGAACCAGGACGAGCCGGAGTACGGGGACAAGCGCGGGCCGCGCTGCTACGACTTCCGCAACGGCCCGAATCCGTTCCCGCAGTACCCGCCGGACGGCCCGCTGCACGACGGCTCGGTGCCGCCGCCCGCCGCCCGCCCGGCCGATCAAGGGTTGCTGCCCGGCTCGGGCGGTGGCGCAGGAGGCGGCGCGCCCGCGAGCACGTCGCCGCAGTCCGCTTCCGGGGCCGCCGGCGGTGACCTCGGTCTGCAGAACTCGCCGATGGAGCGGGACATGGTTTCCACGGTGCTTGCCCCGTCGATGGGCGTGCCGGCCGAGAACGTCCCCGGCTGGGGATCGCTGCTGGTCGGCCCGGTCTTGCGCGGAGCGGAGGTGAGCTACCGATGA
- a CDS encoding MlaD family protein, with the protein MLSRKMRVQIAAFVAIALVGVGYAGFRYAELDRLFWSRGYEVTMQLADSGGIFKNAEVTYRGVPVGRVGEMQLTADGVQVPLDIEKSFSRIPADVDAVVAQRSAVGEQYVDLHPKRDRGPYLKDGSVIKRSSTSTPLPVEDLMTNLDQFAKSVPEDSLRTVVGELGTAFRDNGGNLQTVLDTTREFTTEAQQHLPQTRQLLADGTDVLATQNDKGSAIRSYSSDLRALSEQLRDSDPDLRKLIKRAPPAAQQVSGLLRETGPQLGTLIGNLTSTTELLAQHNDGIEQLMVTYPMVSAGGYSVVPGDGTAHFGLALNVFDPMPCTKGYESTEKRAGNDLAPMPLNTDAHCAEPPGSPINVRGAQNAPGQ; encoded by the coding sequence ATGCTCAGCCGCAAGATGCGCGTGCAGATCGCCGCGTTCGTGGCCATCGCGCTGGTCGGCGTCGGCTACGCGGGCTTCCGCTACGCCGAGCTGGACAGGCTGTTCTGGTCGCGCGGGTACGAGGTGACCATGCAGCTGGCCGACTCCGGCGGGATCTTCAAGAACGCGGAGGTCACCTACCGCGGGGTGCCGGTCGGGCGGGTCGGCGAGATGCAGCTGACCGCGGACGGCGTGCAGGTGCCGCTGGACATCGAGAAGAGCTTCTCGCGCATTCCGGCCGACGTGGATGCCGTGGTCGCGCAGCGCTCCGCGGTCGGCGAGCAGTACGTGGACCTGCACCCGAAGCGCGATCGCGGGCCGTACCTGAAGGACGGGTCGGTCATCAAGCGCTCGTCCACCAGCACTCCGCTGCCCGTCGAAGACCTGATGACGAACCTGGACCAGTTCGCCAAGTCGGTTCCGGAGGACTCGCTGCGGACCGTGGTCGGCGAGCTCGGCACGGCGTTCCGGGACAACGGCGGCAACTTGCAGACGGTGCTGGACACCACGCGGGAGTTCACCACCGAGGCCCAGCAGCACCTGCCGCAGACCCGGCAGCTGCTCGCGGACGGCACCGACGTGCTGGCGACGCAGAACGACAAGGGCTCGGCGATCCGGTCCTACAGCTCCGACCTGCGCGCGCTGTCCGAGCAGCTGCGCGATTCCGATCCGGACCTGCGCAAGCTGATCAAGCGGGCGCCACCGGCCGCGCAGCAGGTGAGCGGGCTGCTGCGGGAGACGGGGCCGCAGCTGGGGACGTTGATCGGCAACCTCACCAGCACCACCGAGCTGCTGGCGCAGCACAACGACGGCATCGAGCAGCTGATGGTGACCTATCCGATGGTCTCCGCCGGTGGTTACAGCGTGGTGCCCGGGGACGGCACCGCCCACTTCGGGTTGGCGCTGAACGTCTTCGACCCGATGCCTTGCACGAAGGGTTACGAGTCGACCGAGAAACGTGCCGGAAATGACCTGGCTCCGATGCCGCTGAACACTGATGCACACTGTGCGGAGCCACCAGGTAGTCCGATCAACGTACGCGGCGCGCAGAATGCCCCAGGCCAGTGA
- the rplA gene encoding 50S ribosomal protein L1, whose product MTKRSKAYLQAAELVDRARLYAPLEAVELAKKTSKVKMDPTVEVALRLGVDPRKADQMVRGTVNLPHGTGKTARVIVFATGDKAAEAETAGADAVGSEELIERIQGGWLDFDAAIATPDQMAKVGKIARVLGPRGLMPNPKTGTVTPNVSKAVADIKGGKISFRVDKQANLHFVIGKASFDNNALVENYAAALDEVLRSKPSTSKGRYLKKVTFTTTMGPGIPVDPALTRNLTEASA is encoded by the coding sequence ATGACTAAGCGCAGCAAGGCATACCTGCAGGCCGCCGAGCTGGTCGACCGCGCGCGGTTGTACGCGCCGCTGGAGGCCGTCGAGCTGGCCAAGAAGACCTCCAAGGTCAAGATGGACCCCACCGTCGAGGTGGCGTTGCGGCTGGGCGTCGACCCGCGCAAGGCCGACCAGATGGTCCGCGGCACCGTGAACCTGCCGCACGGCACCGGCAAGACCGCCCGGGTCATCGTGTTCGCGACCGGCGACAAGGCCGCTGAGGCCGAGACCGCCGGGGCGGACGCGGTCGGCTCGGAGGAGCTGATCGAGCGCATTCAGGGCGGCTGGCTCGATTTCGACGCGGCGATCGCCACCCCGGACCAGATGGCCAAGGTCGGCAAGATCGCGCGGGTGCTCGGCCCGCGCGGCCTGATGCCGAACCCGAAGACCGGCACCGTCACCCCGAACGTCTCCAAGGCCGTCGCGGACATCAAGGGCGGCAAGATCAGCTTCCGGGTGGACAAGCAGGCCAACCTGCACTTCGTGATCGGCAAGGCGTCGTTCGACAACAACGCGCTGGTGGAGAACTACGCGGCCGCGCTGGACGAGGTCCTGCGGTCCAAGCCGTCCACCTCGAAGGGCCGGTACCTGAAGAAGGTCACCTTCACCACGACGATGGGCCCGGGCATCCCGGTCGACCCGGCGCTGACGCGGAACCTCACCGAGGCTTCCGCCTGA
- the rplL gene encoding 50S ribosomal protein L7/L12, giving the protein MAKLSNDELLDVFKEMTLLELSEFVKQFEETFDVTAAAPVAAAAPAAAGAEAAEEEEQDEFDVVIDDAGDKKIQVIKVVREVVSGLGLKEAKEMVEGAPKVVLEKVDKEKADDAKAKLEESGAKISLK; this is encoded by the coding sequence ATGGCCAAGCTGAGCAACGACGAGCTGCTGGACGTCTTCAAGGAGATGACCCTCCTGGAGCTGTCCGAGTTCGTGAAGCAGTTCGAGGAGACCTTCGACGTCACCGCTGCCGCCCCGGTCGCGGCCGCCGCCCCGGCCGCCGCCGGTGCCGAGGCCGCCGAGGAGGAGGAGCAGGACGAGTTCGACGTCGTCATCGACGACGCCGGCGACAAGAAGATCCAGGTCATTAAGGTCGTCCGCGAGGTCGTCTCCGGCCTTGGCCTGAAGGAGGCCAAGGAAATGGTGGAGGGCGCCCCGAAGGTCGTCCTGGAGAAGGTCGACAAGGAGAAGGCCGACGACGCCAAGGCCAAGCTGGAGGAGTCCGGCGCCAAGATCTCCCTGAAGTGA
- the rplJ gene encoding 50S ribosomal protein L10: MAKPEKVNAVDEIAERFNTATAAVVTEYRGLSMAQLGQLRDALGEGTTYRVAKNTLVKRAAEQSGVEGLDELFLGPTAIAFIEGEPVDAAKALREFQKTNSNLVIKGGYMDGRPISVSEVERIAELDSREATLSKLAGALKGKLNEAASLFAAPASQVARMAAALEEKKGDEAAS, translated from the coding sequence ATGGCAAAGCCCGAGAAGGTCAACGCGGTCGACGAGATCGCCGAGCGGTTCAACACCGCCACGGCCGCCGTAGTGACCGAGTACCGCGGGTTGTCCATGGCGCAGCTCGGGCAGCTGCGCGACGCCCTCGGCGAGGGCACGACCTACCGGGTCGCGAAGAACACGCTGGTCAAGCGCGCCGCGGAGCAGTCCGGGGTGGAGGGGCTCGACGAGCTGTTCCTGGGGCCGACCGCGATCGCCTTCATCGAGGGCGAACCGGTGGACGCGGCCAAGGCGCTGCGTGAGTTCCAGAAGACCAACAGCAACCTGGTCATCAAGGGCGGCTACATGGACGGCCGCCCGATCTCGGTCTCCGAGGTCGAGCGCATCGCGGAGCTGGACTCCCGCGAGGCCACCCTCAGCAAGCTGGCCGGTGCGCTGAAGGGCAAGTTGAACGAGGCCGCGAGCCTGTTCGCCGCCCCTGCTTCGCAGGTCGCACGGATGGCCGCTGCGCTGGAGGAGAAGAAGGGCGACGAGGCGGCCTCCTGA